ACGCCTTCTTCCGGCTGGTCGCCGACGGCGCCCGCCCCACCACCGTCCTCGACACGCGCGCGGACGACCAGGACCACCTCGCCGCGCGCGGCATCACCGAAGTCGTCACTCCCGACCAGGTACTCCCCGTCCCCCCAGGTACCCACGGAGGCACCCGCTCGTGAACCCCACCCGACGCACCGTCCTGCTCGCCGGCGCCACCGCCGCCCTGCTCCCGTCCCTGCCCGCGACCGCCGCGCCCCGGCCCAGGGCGGCGGCGCTCCAGCCGTACGCCTCCTACTGGTACCCGGACTCCCTCCCCTCCGGCACCCCGGGCGCCGGCATCACCTGGCGCAGCCTGAAGGCCTGGCGCGCCGCCGAGGACGCCGACCTCGCCTTCAACGCGGCGCGCGAGCCGCTCGCCGCCCGGTTCACCCCGACTCCGGCGAACCCGACGGCCCGCACCGACCAGGCCCGCATCCAGTCACTGGTGTCCTTCGGGCCCACGTCCTCGAACCCCTCGCAGGGTTCCGCCACCGCCGACTACTACGCGCCGACCCACTGGGCCTACGTCGACGAGCTGGTCTTCTGGGGCGGTTCCTCCGGCGAGGGCCTGATCCTCGCGCCCAACGCGCCGATCGTCGACGCCGCCCACCGGCACGGCGTGCGCGTCCTCGGCAACATCTTCCTGCCGCCGGTCGCCTACGGCGGGCAGTTGCGGTGGACGCGGGACCTGGTGCAGACGGACTCCGCGGGCCGGTATCCGCTGGCCGCGCAGCTGGTCGCGGTGGCGAAGGCGTACGGCTTCGACGGCTGGTTCGTCAACGCCGAGACCGGCGGCGGGGACGCGGCGCTGGCGACCGCGATGCAGGGCTTCCTGCGCGAGCTGAAGTCGCTCGCCGCGGCCGAGGGGCAGCGGGTCACCTGGTACGACTCCATGACCGTGAGCGGCTCGGTGAGCTGGCAGGGCGGGCTCACCTCGCAGAACGAGGCGTTCTTCCGGGCCGCCGACGACATGTTCGTCGACTTCCGGTGGTCGGCGAGCAGCCTGGCCTCGTCGGGACAGCGCGCCGAGCGGCTCGGCCGCAGCCGCTACGAGCTGTGGGCGGGCGTCGACGTCGAGTCGAACGGCTCGAACACCGCCGTGAACTGGGACGCGATCGTGCCCCGCGACTCCGCGCACACCGTGTCCCTCGGCTTCTACCGGCCGGAGTGGACCCGCAACCACCTGCCCGCGGGCGCGCGCACGCCGAAGGACTTCCACGCGGCCGACGACCGGTTCTGGACCGGTCGGTCGCTGGACCCCTCACGGCCGGACGCCGACGACCCCTGGCGGGCGCCCGCCGTGGTGGTCGCCGACCGGTCGACGGTGACGTCCGTGCCGTTCGCGAGCGTGTTCAACACCGGGCACGGGCTGCGCTGGTACGAGGACGGCGAGGTCGCCTCGGACGCGCCGTGGAACCACCTCGGCCTCCAGGACCGGCTGCCGTCGCGGCAGTGGGTCGTGCGCACGCCGGGTCGTCGGCCGGCCGTCTCCTTCGACTTCGCGGACGCCTGGCGAGGCGGAAGCAGTGTGCTGGTCGACGGTGACCTGGACGCCCCGGTGATCGTCGACCTGTACGCGACATGGCTGCCGATCGGTGTGAACACGGTCGTCGAGCTGACCCATCGGATCGACGCCGGCGCCGTGAATATCGAGCTGGCGGTCGCCACGGCGGAACCGGGTACGCCGGGTGCGACACCGCCGTATACGTTTCTGCCTGTGAACCCCGTCAACATAGAGCCTGTGAACGCGGTCAACGGCTGGCAGGCGCTGACAACCCGGCTCACCGGGCTCACCGGTACCGTCCGCGCGCTCGGCGTCCGGCTCACCCCGTCCGGCACCGGCCCGGTCCGCTGGCGGCTCGGCGGGCTCGCCGTGCGCGACGCCACCACCGAGACCCCGGCCGCCCCGACCGGCCTGCGCATCACCGCGGCCTCCGGCGGCGACCTGCGTTTCGCCTGGAACGCCGCCCCCGGCGCCGTACGCCACTACACCCTGCACCGCCTGCTGCCCGACGGCACCCGGCGCTTCCTCGGCGGCACCTGCCAGCTCGCCCACTTCGCGGCCGGCCTGACGCCCGAACAGGGGGAGCGCACGGCACGGTTCGAAGTGCGCTCGGTAGGGGAGCTCTACACGTCGTCGGCCCCTGTCACCGTGACCCACCCCTGGTAAATCATCCGCACCGAGCTACGGAGCACCCCGCATGCATGACGACCGCAGCCTCGTCGAAGCCCGCCTCAAGCGCGTCCTCGACGAACGCATCCGCCCCGCCGTGTACCCCGAGTCCGTGCCGCTCGACGTGGCGGTGTGGCACGCCCCCGACGAGCCGGTCCCGGTCGCCGAGGGCCTTGCGGCCGAGCCCGGGCCGATCGAGGTCGGCGCCAAGTGGGGTGCTCCCTGGGGCACCAGCTGGTTCCGGGTGACGGGAACCGTGCCCGAGGCCTGGGCGGGCCGCACCGTCGAGGCGCTGCTCGATCTCGGCTTCGACGAGAACATGCCCGGCTTCCAGTGCGAGGGCCTCGTCTACCGCCCCGACGGCACCCCGGTGAAGGGCCTGAACCCGCGCAACCAGTGGGTGCGCGTCGGCACGCCCGTCGCGGGCGGCGAGGAGGTGCGGCTCCACATCGAGGCCGCGTCCAACCCCGTCATCCTCGACTACCACCCCTTCGTGCCCACGCGGCTCGGCGACAAGGAGACCGCGGGCAGCGAGCCCCAGTACACGCTCACCCGCATGGACCTCGCCGTCTTCGACGAGACGGTGTGGCAGCTCGTGCTCGACCTGGAGGTCCTCGGCGAGCTGATGGCCGAGCTGCCGGCCGACGCGGCGCGGCGCTACGAGATCGTCCGGGCCGTGGAGAGGGCGCTGGACGCGATCGACCTGCAGGACGTGAACGGCACGGCGGCCGAGGCGCGCGCCCGCCTCACCGGCGTCCTGACCACCCCCGCCGCCCCCTCGGCGCACCGCGTCAGCGCCGTCGGCCACGCCCACATCGACTCGGCGTGGCTGTGGCCGCTGCGCGAGACCGTCCGCAAGGTGGCCCGCACCACCGCCAACATGACCGCCCTGCTGGACGACGAGCCGGACTTCGTGTTCGCCATGTCCCAGGCCCAGCAGTGGGCGTGGGTGAAGGAGCACCGGCCCGAGGTGTGGGCGAGGGTGAAGAAGGCGGTCGCGGACGGCCGGTTCGTGCCGGCCGGCGGAATGTGGGTGGAGTCGGACACCAACATGCCGGGCTCGGAGGCGATGGCCCGGCAGTTCGTGCACGGCAAGCGGTTCTTCCTCGACGAGTTCGGCATCGAGAACGACGAGGCCTGGCTGCCGGACACCTTCGGCTTCGCCGCCGGACTGCCGCAGATCATCAAGGCGGCCGGCTCCAAGTACCTCCTGACGCAGAAGATCTCCTGGTCGCAGACCAACAAGTTCCCGCACCACACCTTCACCTGGGAGGGCATCGACGGCACGCGGATCTTCACCCACTTCCCGCCCGTCGACACCTACAACTGCTCCATGAAGGGCAGCGAGATCGCCCACGCGGCCCGCAACTTCAAGGACAAGGGCGTCGCCCGCCACTCCCTCGCGCCCACCGGGTGGGGCGACGGAGGCGGCGGCACCACTCGCGAGATGGTCGCCAAGGCGGCCCGGCTGCGCGACCTCGAAGGCTCCGCGACCGTGGCGTGGGAGACCCCCGCGGCCTTCTTCGCCAAGGCCGAGGCCGAGTACCCGAACCCGCCCGTCTGGGTCGGCGAGCTCTACCTCGAACTCCACCGGGCCACCCTCACCAGCCAGGCGAAGACCAAGCAGGGCAACCGCCGCAGCGAACACCTGCTGCGCGAGGCCGAACTGTGGGCGGCGACAGCCGCCGTACGGACGGGCTTCCCGTACCCCTACGAGGAACTGGACCGCATCTGGAAGACGGTGCTGCTGCACCAGTTCCACGACATCCTGCCCGGCTCGTCCATCGCCTGGGTGCACCGCGAGGCGCGCGCGACGTACGAGCGGCTCGCCGGCGAGCTGAACGGCATCATCGACGCGGCCCAGCGCGCGCTGGCGGGTCAGGGGCGACGTGAACTCGTCTTCAACGCGGCGCCGCACAGCAGGCGCGGCGTCCCCGCGGGTGGTGCCGGTGCTCCGGCCGCCGAGGGCGAGGTGTCCGTGCGCCGGCGCGAGGAGGGCGGATACGTCCTGGACAACGGCCTGCTGCGGGTCGAGGTCGACGGCCGGGGCCTGGTCGTCTCCGCCTACGACATCGAGGCCGACCGGGAGACCGTCGCGCCGGGCCGGGCGGCCAACCTGCTCCAGCTGCACCCCGACTTCCCGAACATGTGGGACGCCTGGGACGTCGACGAGTTCTACCGCAACACCGTCACCGACCTGACCGGGCTCGACGAGATCACCGCGGGTGAGGACGGCGAGTCGGTGCGGATCGTACGGTCCTTCGGCACCTCGCACGTCACCCAGGTGCTGTCCCTGCCGCCGGGAGAGCGACGGCTGGTGCTGGACACGGAGGTGGACTGGCACGAGACGGAGAAGTTCCTCAAGCTGGCCTTCCCGCTCGACGTGCACGCCGAACGGTACGCCTCCGAGACGCAGTTCGGGCACTTCCACCGGCCGACCCACACCAACACCTCGTGGGAGGCGGCCAAGTTCGAGGCCTGCAACCACCGCTTCGTCCACCTGGAGGAACCCGGCTGGGGCGTCGCCGTCGTCAACGACTCGACCTACGGCCACGACGTCACCCGCAGCGTCCGCACCGACGGCGACGGCGGTACGACCACCACGGTGCGCGTCTCCCTGCTGCGCGCCCCGCGCTTCCCGGACCCCGAGACCGACCAGGGCGTCCACCGCTTCCGGCACGCCCTCGTGCCCGGCGCGGACATCGGCGACGCGGTGCGCGAGGGCTGGCGGATCAACCTGCCGGAGCGTCGGGTGACGGGCGCCGGCGAGGTCGCGCCGCTGGTGACGGTCGATCAGGAAGCCGTCGTCGTCACCGCGGTCAAGCTGGCCGACGACGGCAGCGGCGATGTGGTCGTCCGCTTCCACGAGGCGCACGGCGGGCGGGCCCGGGCCACGCTCACCGCGGGCTTCGAGGTCACCAGCGTCGCGGTGACCGACCTGCTGGAACGCCCGCTGCCGCAGGCTGCCGCGCCCGTGGTCGACGGCGGGCGGATCGCCGTACGCCTGCGTCCCTTCGAGCTGGTGACGCTCCGGCTGCGACGGGGATAGCCGCGCCCGGGGTCGCGAGGACCCGTCCCGGCCCCGTCCGGGGCGGGCCTCAGCCAGGCAGGTGGTCCGGCCGCTACGCCGTCAAGGTGCCGAGGCAGCGGCCGCAAGGCTGTTGTGACGCCGACTCGTCTGATAAATAGGCGACGACTGCTCCGATCGCACGGCACGAGGAGCCGGCAGATGGCCGACGCGACGCAGCGGAATGGACGGCGCCTGCGGCAGCGTCACGGACAGCGCAGGGCGGTATCGGGAGCCCGGGTGCCGCCGACGCCCGGGTGACCTCCGGCCGCGCCCAGGACCGACCCGCCGCGGCTGCCCGCAACCGACCGAAAGGCCTCCCGTGTCCCCGTCCGCCGTTCGCGTCACCGCGGTCGACACCTACGACATCCGCACGGCCCGTGCCTGCCTGCCGCACCGGCCTGCGTCGTCCCCCGCGGCGATCGTGAACACGTGCTCCGTCACGGCCACCGCGGGCCCGCCCCGGCGAGCGCGGTACAGCGTCACCAAGGGCGCGATGTACTCCCTCACGCTCGCCATGGCCGCCGACCACGTCCGCGGGGGCATCCGCGTCACCTGCGACAACCCCGGCACCGCGGACACCCCGTGGACCAGCCGCCTGCTGGACGTCACGGCAGCGGAAGTCGCCCACACCACCGCCTGCTTGGCGAGCCCGATGTCCGGGGCGACCACCGGCACGGCACCGGCGGTCGACGGCGGCATGCGGGGCCCGCGCCCGCGACCGGCGGACCCGCGGTGAGCGGCGCCCGGGCGGGTGCGGCCCCGCTCGCCTTCGGCGCCGCCGGGATCGGCAACCTCTACACCGCGATCTCCGACGAGCAGGCGCACGCCGCCGTGACCGCCGCCTGGCGGCAGGGCATCCGGCACTTCGACACCGCCCCGCACTACGGTCTCGGCCTGTCCGAACGACGCCTGGGCGCGGCCCTGCGCGAGCACCCCCGCGCCGCGTACACGATCTCCACCAAGGTCGGCCGCCGCCTGGAACCGGCCGACGGCACCGGCGACGACCGGGCCAACGGCTTCGCGGTCCCGGCCACCCAGCGCCGCGTCTGGGACTTCACCGCGGACGGCATACGCCGCACCCTTGACGCCTCCCTGGAACGCCTCGGCCTCGACCGCGTCGACACCGTCTACCTGCACGACCCCGACGAC
This region of Streptomyces chromofuscus genomic DNA includes:
- a CDS encoding endo-beta-N-acetylglucosaminidase — encoded protein: MNPTRRTVLLAGATAALLPSLPATAAPRPRAAALQPYASYWYPDSLPSGTPGAGITWRSLKAWRAAEDADLAFNAAREPLAARFTPTPANPTARTDQARIQSLVSFGPTSSNPSQGSATADYYAPTHWAYVDELVFWGGSSGEGLILAPNAPIVDAAHRHGVRVLGNIFLPPVAYGGQLRWTRDLVQTDSAGRYPLAAQLVAVAKAYGFDGWFVNAETGGGDAALATAMQGFLRELKSLAAAEGQRVTWYDSMTVSGSVSWQGGLTSQNEAFFRAADDMFVDFRWSASSLASSGQRAERLGRSRYELWAGVDVESNGSNTAVNWDAIVPRDSAHTVSLGFYRPEWTRNHLPAGARTPKDFHAADDRFWTGRSLDPSRPDADDPWRAPAVVVADRSTVTSVPFASVFNTGHGLRWYEDGEVASDAPWNHLGLQDRLPSRQWVVRTPGRRPAVSFDFADAWRGGSSVLVDGDLDAPVIVDLYATWLPIGVNTVVELTHRIDAGAVNIELAVATAEPGTPGATPPYTFLPVNPVNIEPVNAVNGWQALTTRLTGLTGTVRALGVRLTPSGTGPVRWRLGGLAVRDATTETPAAPTGLRITAASGGDLRFAWNAAPGAVRHYTLHRLLPDGTRRFLGGTCQLAHFAAGLTPEQGERTARFEVRSVGELYTSSAPVTVTHPW
- a CDS encoding alpha-mannosidase, which encodes MHDDRSLVEARLKRVLDERIRPAVYPESVPLDVAVWHAPDEPVPVAEGLAAEPGPIEVGAKWGAPWGTSWFRVTGTVPEAWAGRTVEALLDLGFDENMPGFQCEGLVYRPDGTPVKGLNPRNQWVRVGTPVAGGEEVRLHIEAASNPVILDYHPFVPTRLGDKETAGSEPQYTLTRMDLAVFDETVWQLVLDLEVLGELMAELPADAARRYEIVRAVERALDAIDLQDVNGTAAEARARLTGVLTTPAAPSAHRVSAVGHAHIDSAWLWPLRETVRKVARTTANMTALLDDEPDFVFAMSQAQQWAWVKEHRPEVWARVKKAVADGRFVPAGGMWVESDTNMPGSEAMARQFVHGKRFFLDEFGIENDEAWLPDTFGFAAGLPQIIKAAGSKYLLTQKISWSQTNKFPHHTFTWEGIDGTRIFTHFPPVDTYNCSMKGSEIAHAARNFKDKGVARHSLAPTGWGDGGGGTTREMVAKAARLRDLEGSATVAWETPAAFFAKAEAEYPNPPVWVGELYLELHRATLTSQAKTKQGNRRSEHLLREAELWAATAAVRTGFPYPYEELDRIWKTVLLHQFHDILPGSSIAWVHREARATYERLAGELNGIIDAAQRALAGQGRRELVFNAAPHSRRGVPAGGAGAPAAEGEVSVRRREEGGYVLDNGLLRVEVDGRGLVVSAYDIEADRETVAPGRAANLLQLHPDFPNMWDAWDVDEFYRNTVTDLTGLDEITAGEDGESVRIVRSFGTSHVTQVLSLPPGERRLVLDTEVDWHETEKFLKLAFPLDVHAERYASETQFGHFHRPTHTNTSWEAAKFEACNHRFVHLEEPGWGVAVVNDSTYGHDVTRSVRTDGDGGTTTTVRVSLLRAPRFPDPETDQGVHRFRHALVPGADIGDAVREGWRINLPERRVTGAGEVAPLVTVDQEAVVVTAVKLADDGSGDVVVRFHEAHGGRARATLTAGFEVTSVAVTDLLERPLPQAAAPVVDGGRIAVRLRPFELVTLRLRRG